Genomic window (Cololabis saira isolate AMF1-May2022 chromosome 10, fColSai1.1, whole genome shotgun sequence):
AGCAGGAGAGTTTCTGGAAGGGTCTAGGAGAGGTAGCAGGAGAGTTTCTGGAAGGGTCTAGGAGAGGTAGCAGGAGAGTTTCTGGAAGGATCTAGGAGAGGTAGCAGGAGAGTTTCTGGAAGGGTGTAGGAGAGGTAGCAGGAGAGTTTCTGGAAGGGTCTATAGGAGAGGTAGCAGGAGAGTTTCTGGAAGGGTCTAGGAGAGGTAGCAGGAGAGTTTCTGGAAGGGTCTAGGAGAGGTAGCAGGAGAGTTTCTGGAAGGGTCTAGGAGAGGTAGCAGGAGAGTTTCTGGAAGGATCTAGGAGAGGTAGCAGGAGAGTTTCTGGAAGGGTGTAGGAGAGGTAGCAGGAGAGTTTCTGGAAGGGTCTGGGAGAGGTAGCAGGAGAGTCTCTGGAAGGGTCTAGGAGAGGTAGCAGGAGAGTTTCTGGAAGGGTCTAGGAGAGATAGCAGGAGAGTTTCTGGAAGGGTCTAGGAGAGGTAGCAGGAGAGTTTCTGGAAGGGTCTGGGAGAGGTAGCAGGAGAGTTTCTGGAAGGGTCTAGGAGAGGTAGCAGGAGAGTTTCTGGAAGGGTCTAGGAGAGGTAGCAGGAGAGTTTCTGAGAGGGTCTGGAAGGGTCTAGGAGAggtattcaaaggggttattggtgtttacatggccgtgcaaattcgggttattgccaatattcgggttttaaaagagttattgactgcatgtaaatgcagtcattGTGATCTGAAGTGAGAGCAGGGAACAGATGGAGGAGAAGTTAGAGCGGTGGAGGTTTTCCCTGGAAAGGAGGGGAATGAGGGTTAGCTCCAGCAAGACGGAGTATATGAGTGTGAATGAGAAGAACCCAAGTGGAAGAGTGAGGTTACAGGGAGACGAGATAGAGAAGGGCGAGGATTTTAAGTACTTGGGGTCAACAGTTCAGAGCAATGGAGAGTGTGGAAAAGAATGTAGGAAGGATGCTCCACAAAGACGATGAGAAGATTTTGGTCACCGTTAACTCTTGTCGCCATTGTACCTTCTTACTATTTGCTTATTTAAAAGGATCTCCATTAGCTGACGCCAAAACGAAAGCttgtcttcctggggtccagacaataaaatacaaaatcaaacatacaatctcaattcataaagtacatttaaaaaaattaaattacaaaTAAGAGATAAAGGTAAAAATCATACACATCTTATATAATTTGATGTATTGATCTCACTCAATCAGATACGCTATATGATGTTAAGGTGATGACAACAAATACGTTCTTAGTCTTCGTTTCAAATCAGCCTCTTTTGATGTCAGGAATCTCACCTGGAAGGGTTTTCCAACATGCAACTGATGTATAAAGTactgtcatctgcatagagtCAGACTGAGGTCAGGGGAACATAATCCACCACTATCCGCCCCTCGAGTGTTACACGAATGAATATTTGAACAAtaagttatattattatagaTAAATGTAGGAGTCTGAGTATTAATTATTCTATGGAAATATGTAAGTACATTAGAAGATATCTTTAACCCTCAGTCAGGAGAGACATTCATGCATTTCTGCAACACTTGTTCTTGGAGAACAACCAAGAACAAGTCTTGCAGCCTTGTTTTGAGCCACTTGTAGTTTTTTTAGAAGACTGTTCGATGCAGTGACCAAACAACTGAACAGTAATCTAAATGACACAAAAACCAATGAACTAACAACTTGACAAAACAACTGTGTTGAGAAATGGTGCACATTTACGGGTTATGGCAACAGCCCTGCCCATTTTggcaacaactttgttgacGTGATCAGACCATGACGATGTACGATCCAGCCAAAGTCCAAGAAGCTTCACAGTTTTTAGTTGCTGAATTGTTTCTTTCGCTGACCCGGGTACGTTTCTTGGTGGAGATCAGTTGACACCACAGAGCACCTCGCAACCGAAGTGACCAAATCGTACAATCGTTTCTtcaaattcagaaaaacagagacaATCATAGTAGTTGTTCTGTTTCTGCCACACATTTAATCTGATGACAAAGAAGAACTAAACCAGAACATAACCCTGATTCACAAACATTCTTTTTGAAATTTCTAAATGAGGACACAAGATATGTCTCCTACATTTactggagacacaaaagaccAACGTTTCAGTGACATTCATGTCTACGTCTATTCTTCTTCCCTGCAGAGAGAATCCTTGAAAGGATTCGGCCGGAGTTTGTGAACAGAACGATAGAAGCAAACCTCAAAAAGCTCATTGACTTGCTCAGATCAGACGGTGTCCTCAATGATTCGGAGGAAAAGCAAATTCTCCAGAAGAACCCAACCACAGAAGATAAGGCGCGAGATTTCTTCGACTGTGTCGTGAAAAAAGGACATAAAGCCCGCAGGATGATGCTGAAACATCTGCAAAGCAAAAATCCATCACTGTGCCATGACCTGGATTTGAGCTTTGGTCCGTCTGTTCAGAAAGGTAAGAACGTACAAACGCACACTGCATCACCTTCACTATGAAAGTATGCAATGTTAGTCATTTTCAGATGTATGCTGAGAAAAGGAGGAGTCTCTTCACCTCCAGACCTCCGTACTTTGCTCTAAAGTGTCATGGTTTAGGGTTTTTGTGTTTGGGATTTGTTTTCCTCCTCTGACTCTACTCTACTCCAAAACTTTGGATCACAAGATAAGTCTTTATGCTGATGATGTACTACTCTTCCTCCAGCGCTCACAAACCTCACTGTCACAGACAATTACACTCATAGatggattttcatctctatctGACTACTCTATCAACTGGTCcaaatccacagttttgtgcATCAACTGCAATTTCAAGGAATACAGCCACGACTAAATTACAATCGGGAAACATCAGATATCtcggcataaacatctcccctaggctgtcagagctaACAAAACTAAgctcttaaaaaaaatagaagatgatcttacCCGATGGAATTCTCTTcccaaaatgatggttttacatAAATTAAATGATCTTCTTtcaatgataccattcaaaccccctTCCTCTTGGTTTAAGTCACTGGCTTCAAACGTATGAAAATTTTATGGAAAAATAATCCACCTCGTATTAgcttaaaaacattacaaaaaaaacagagactGTGGAGGTTTAGACTTACTAAACTTCCAGTACTACTTCTTAGCTAATATGTTACAGTATCTCTTAAAATGGTGCAAAAATCACTcactagatagtcaatggctggattcagaaaatgtgttttgcaatgatttggaaatctcagatttaccatttattagtcaaaataTCAAGTATGTTATGCTTTAAAAGTATTAATATTAGCTCCTCTCTGACAACCTGGTGGGAATTccttaaaataaccaaaatctaattttttccatttgatCGCACACCCTTCTGGAAAAACTCAGACAttctaaaaaataataaaaatactataaatGGGCTGTGCCGGGCCTCCAGGGGGGAGATGAGAGTGGTGAGAAAATTATTGTCCATCTCTTTGTCAGAGAGTGTATGTTAGTGTATCTGTGTGTCCGTAGCCCGTTGCCACACTGACGGCCCCAGGTTCTTGTGATTCCACCAATATAAACCATTTCAGGATATAATCATGGCAGCTGGTACATAtcaacaccacaaacaaacaaacagaaatgtatGCAAATGATGCAACTTACCAATGAAGCCTCATAGAACACGTCAGATCAAAGATATTCCCACAAAAATGGTCTGGTTACATTCAGAAAGGTCCAGTCGATCCaatccagtaaagtatttagtccaaaatacattattatactgtaccagtaaatatccacaaacagctGCTGCATCATTTGAAATTAGCCACTCAATGTCCCAAATGTTCAACGTGTAACTGTCATAaggtgtggttgttgaggacccaaacgctggagagcaggaggcaggagtttgcaacaaaacaggatttattgagcaaaaacaaaaccaaaaacgctgctgagcaggatcaaaaaactggCAGAACAAAACAGGGATCCAGAAActagaggagaacatggagggagaaaacagtatggaccgacagggaacaggggaaagacaagactagatacaacaggggataacgagacacaggtgcgaacAATCAGTTCAGATTGAAACAGGAGGgatatgtatttgagggaggagacagggaggagtgttgtgctcccgcatgtgcgctcaaatccacgctgatcgaagaaacctgcgtggatttgttgtatcttttgttgtattagaccaggggtcggcaacccgcggctctttagcgccgccctagtggctcctggagctttttcaaaaatgtttgaccttttatttcattttttcttctcttttcctttttgtttcttcttttctctttttccccctttttctctttttttcttctttttttcttgttttcttttttgcttttttcttttttcttctttttttccttttttgtctttttttcttcctttttcctttccttcttaatctcgacattttgacttttttctcaacatttcaacttttttccacgaaattttgacttttttctcaagattgtactttaacatgaatcttcacatttcaacttttttcttgaaatgtcgacatttcgactttttattcaaagtgcataatgaaaaaaagaatcttcccccagttctaactaatacagatacatgcagcatgtgttccttcattctaaggctgatacaagacatttcattttttgcggctccagacatacttgttttttgtgtttttggtccaatatggatctaaaacattttgggttgccgacccctgtattagacgctatacaaataaaattgaattgaattgaagtttctctcatttcagacgtGCAGCTGTTTGCAGAATTCGATTACTCCTTACTTTGTAAACTTGATGACTAACAATTATAATCGAATCTGTATTTTTGTCTGTTAGAGCTCCTTCAAACATGTCAGGCTGAACTCAAGTCTAAACTGACGAAGACGTTGAAGCATATCTTTGAAGGGTTTGCTATACAAGGAAAGTCCGTCCGACTGAAGGACATATACACAAAGCCCAACATCACAAATGGGGACACTGAGGAGGTCAACgttgaacatgaagtcagacagattggaGCAGCATCCAGGACATTAGACAAAGAAGACGGCTGTGAGACTAGAAGAAATCAACCCATCCGAACAATAATAACGAAGGGAGAGGCTGGAATCGGGAAAACACTGGTAACACAGAAGTACAGTCTGGACTGGGCTAAGGGCAAAGACTACCAGAACATCCAGTTGGTgtttccattcaccttcagagagctgaatgggctgaaagagagaaacatcagcttggtggaacttgttCATGAATTTTTTAAGGAAACGGCAgaaatcttttattttgaagagttccacgtcgtgttcatctttgatgGTCTGGATGAGTGTCGACTTTCTCTGGACTTCCTCAAAGCTAAAACTGTAGATGACCCTAGACAAACCACCtcagtggacgtgctgctgacgaacctcatcagggggaacctgcttccttctgctcatctcttgatcaccacacgacccgcagcagccaatcagatccctccttactgtgttgacatggtgacTGAAGTCAGAGGGTTTAgtgacccacagaaggaggaatacttcaggaattGGTTCAGAGATAGGGCGCAGTCCAGCaagatcatctcccacatcaagacatcgcgcagcctccacatcatgtgcgaAATCCCAGttttctgctggatcactgctacggtcctggagaaagtcctgAAAACCAGAGAGCAAGCAGTCCtacccaagaccctgactgagatgtacatccacttcctggtggtccaggtcaaacagaagaaggtcaagtatgacgCAGGAGCTGAGACTGATCCAGAGAACAGGAAGATGAttgagtctctgggaaaactggcttttgagcagctgcagaaaagaaATCTAATCTTCTATGaatcagacctgagagagtgtggcatcgatgtcacAGAAGCTTCGGTGTACTCAGGAGTCTTGACACAGAACTCTGAGGTGAAAGATCTGTACCAGGAGAAGGTCTTCAGCTTCATCCACCTGAGTGTTCatgagtttctggctgctcttcatgtccatctgaccttcatcaactctggagtcaacctgctgaaAGAACTGAGATTCTCTTTGATTTCTTTGGTTTTTGGAACCAGTTCAACCTTTTTCTACCAGACTGCTGTAGACaacgccttacagagtccataTGGACATCTGGACATGTTCCTCCgtttcctcctgggtctttcatTGGAGACCAATGAGAATCTCCTACGAGGTCTGCTGACATTTAAACCAAGAAGTTCACATGGCAATCAACAAATAGTCCAgtacatcaagaagaagatcagtgaggatctgtctgcagagagaagcatcaacctgttccactgtctgaatgaactgaacgatcgTTCTCTGGTGGAGGACGTCCAACAATCCCTGAGATCAGGTCCTCTGTCCAGagataaactgtctcctgctcagtggtcggctctgggcttcatcttactgtcatcaggagaagatctggaggtgtttgacctgaagaaatactcagcttcagaagaggttctacggaggctgctgctggtggtcaaagcctccaagaaagttctGTAAGTACAAAGACAGGTTTGTACATAGttgcttttaaaaaaaggagaaaataacaAGGGCAGTTGTTATGATCAAAGGGGGAAGCTCTAagtttgttaaatcatatctataAGATATATTCCAGTTTGTACTGTACATGTTCATGAGGTTTCTTCTGCAAATATGAGGGTGtgcttgggaagtataatccagaatcacagcatcagtgttcattgctatgctgatgatacgcagctgtatttgtctgccagatgaaacagaaccgttagctaaacttcaaACATGTCTTAAGGACATGAAGGGGTGGAGGTTCACtcatttcttgcttctaaattctgaTATAACAggggttattatttttggttcGAAACGGTTGCTGCTGTCTGATTGGATAAGGTCTAAAGTGATGTGCATTTGCGAACTATTAGTGGATTTTACTGGCTGTGAAGATTTTATACAGGTGTCAATCACCTACTTCTATCAAGACCCTTCAGAGATATGACCTGTTACAAACACCCACAGCTCAGCAACTTGTCCACATGGGGGCGCTAGAACATCCTGAAGAGGTCACTGATACAACATTTATCAAATGAAACCGATTTTATAGTTTAGTAGCTGAAAAAACTCAGTGACACAGGTACGACTAAATGTTCCAAAACAACCAGTCTGGAAAGTAACAAACCTCTAAAATCTCTCTGCTGCCAATGGACAAAGTTTTACTAAAAAGTTTTTATTCATTCACTGTTTTTAATACATCACTATCtttttaacaacaaaaacattatcTCTTGTTCTCTTAATATTCTCTTGACAGACTGAGTTACTGTAAACTCTCGGAGTtcatctgtgcagatctgtctTCAGTTCTCAGCTGTCCCTGCTCCAAACTGACACAACTGGACCTGGGTAATAACAACCTGCACGATTATGGAGTGAAGTTTCTGTCGGTTGGACTGAAGAGTCATCACTGTAACCTGGAGGTTCTCAGGTTAGTGTGATGGGATGTTGGACCCGAGTGCTACAACGTCAAAATAATTCATTGAAGATTTTATAGTGGTGTCAATTACCTACTTCTATCAAGACCTTCCTGAGATATGACCTGGAACCAACACCCACAGCTCAGCATCTGGTCCACATGGGGGCGCTAGAACACCCTGAAGAGGTCACTGATACAAACACAGCCAAGATTTATCAAATTAAACTTGTTTTATAGTTTAGTAGCTGAAAAACCTCAGTGACACAGGTACGACTAAATGTAACATACCTTTAAAATATCTCTGCTGCAAGTGGACAAAGTTTTACAAAAAAGTTCTGGAAGTTGTTATTCAATCAATCACTATCTTTTCAATAACAGAAACATAATCCCTTGTTCTCTTAATATTCTCTTGACAGACTGGAAGACTGTAAACTCTCGGAGTTCATCTGTGAAGATCTGtcttcagttctcagctctcagtgcTCCGGACTGACgaaactggacctgagtaaaaacaacctgcaggattctggagtGAAGTTTCTTTCTGCTGGACTGAAGAGTCGTCACTGTAACCTGAAGGTTCTCAGGTTAGTGTGATGGGATGTTTACTATATGCAGAAGTGcaccttaaagagctgagtctttagcttgctcttaaaagtagatacagaccctgcagattggACAGAGTTTGGTCGGTCGTTCCACcgtcggggaacaatggagggaGAAGAGTCTGGgtactgatttcacaccacaTGATGGTGGAAGCActaggcgtctttcactggctgagcggagctgtggagtgggagagtagctctggacgAAGGAGTGAATCTAGGCAGGAGCCGtgtgggtaattgtttggtagccaAAAGCAGAGCTTGGAATttgatgctgcaactggaagccagagcagagagattagcagaggagtgacatgagctctcttgggttggttgaagaccagacgtgctgctgcattctggatcatctgcagaggtttaactgagcacgcAGGAAGGCtgaccaacaaggaattacagtagtcaatacGTGACATGACATGGGGCCtcttttataaaagagtgtgtaggattaatactaaaagtgcacgtaaacccaaaagccgaaaatggcgggtgcaaaaaaaaatctggatgtataaaaccgtgtgcacgcacacttgcacgcaatgttcgctttataaatcacagtccagctgaaaggtgcgcaggtgaattctcctcatatcccgccctctacacgcccacttcataccataaatgggcaatgcaaagtagttcatgactgtatttgcatataaatgagcctgcggagcatgcgcagcggcttcctgcagtctgtttcggctgtgcgtcaggatgaatgagcaAAAACATATTGCACTCATCTCGAACAAGATTGCAAAAAATATTGGAGTAATCAGACGTATACGGCATCTATTACCGagaaaaatctgtattaatttatattatactatgatttatccttatattTCACATTGCAATGTCATTTGGGCAAGTACCTTCATGAGCAACCTCAACTGTATCTTTATCCTGCAAAAAcgttttatcaaaatgattacattttccaatagacttactagatccaccccattgttccaatccctaaatattctccctatttctgcggtaaatgtttttcagatttgtctttttgtctatcaatccattcacaagctacatccaacctgttttcattctttattttaattcaattcccaaattcatcactttaataccaggtctgcaaacaatctccatcccacATTTTTCAGGACGACTATTTCCCAATTTTCAGTTAGGTTCAGaggttcctctttattggaacaccttaccactcaatattagagaacgctcgagtacaaatactttcaaaaaacaaatcacaacttttttgctaacccagcttagcaaagcttaacaactaatttccagaactttttctgcacatcctcatcagattcctgtttttctagtaatttagcttattctccttagttttcctatgttttacatatctctgtagatattgtttgtttcattataggaggaatcaactcgacaagcccttatgggtttttttggttcctcctgcaAATTTTTTCTGttactttgtatttctttttttgttgtttcctttttttctacatactgtttgtctgaatttttggcgattgtatatttttttatgtgcaaataaaaaaaaaataataaataaaaataaaataccagAAGTCGACTGAGCTGCAATCGCTAGGCTAATTGCGACTGCGGCTGAAACCGCCTCTTTCTGCTTCCCCCGAGCAGTTTCCAAAACAGTGGGTGTGGCCTGCGCCAGCGACCTCAAGGCAGACCTCAGGCAGAGAATCAGACAACAACCGAAATATAATCTCTTGTTCTCTTAATGTTTTCTTGACAGACTGGAAGACTGTAAACTCTCAGAGTTCAGCTGTGAAGATCTGtcttcagttctcagctctcagtcctccagacTGACACAACTGGACGtgagtaacaaccacctgcaggattctggaatGAAGTTTCTTTCTGAGGGACTGAAGAGTCGTCACTGTTACCTGGAGGTTCTCCGGTTAGTATAATGGGATGTTTGAATCGAGTGCTGTGAGGTtataaaatataatatgtaAATCAGAAGAGTGGAATTAGTTTTGTCTGGAATTGGTGGAATTCCCAAGATTCCCAAATCCACCACCACCGTGACACTGGAGGCCATTACAAACaacatctaatcccttcctaa
Coding sequences:
- the LOC133452313 gene encoding NACHT, LRR and PYD domains-containing protein 3-like — protein: MMLKHLQSKNPSLCHDLDLSFGPSVQKELLQTCQAELKSKLTKTLKHIFEGFAIQGKSVRLKDIYTKPNITNGDTEEVNVEHEVRQIGAASRTLDKEDGCETRRNQPIRTIITKGEAGIGKTLVTQKYSLDWAKGKDYQNIQLVFPFTFRELNGLKERNISLVELVHEFFKETAEIFYFEEFHVVFIFDGLDECRLSLDFLKAKTVDDPRQTTSVDVLLTNLIRGNLLPSAHLLITTRPAAANQIPPYCVDMVTEVRGFSDPQKEEYFRNWFRDRAQSSKIISHIKTSRSLHIMCEIPVFCWITATVLEKVLKTREQAVLPKTLTEMYIHFLVVQVKQKKVKYDAGAETDPENRKMIESLGKLAFEQLQKRNLIFYESDLRECGIDVTEASVYSGVLTQNSEVKDLYQEKVFSFIHLSVHEFLAALHVHLTFINSGVNLLKELRFSLISLVFGTSSTFFYQTAVDNALQSPYGHLDMFLRFLLGLSLETNENLLRGLLTFKPRSSHGNQQIVQYIKKKISEDLSAERSINLFHCLNELNDRSLVEDVQQSLRSGPLSRDKLSPAQWSALGFILLSSGEDLEVFDLKKYSASEEVLRRLLLVVKASKKVLLSYCKLSEFICADLSSVLSCPCSKLTQLDLGNNNLHDYGVKFLSVGLKSHHCNLEVLRLEDCKLSEFICEDLSSVLSSQCSGLTKLDLSKNNLQDSGVKFLSAGLKSRHCNLKVLRLEDCKLSEFSCEDLSSVLSSQSSRLTQLDVSNNHLQDSGMKFLSEGLKSRHCYLEVLRLSHCKLSKFSCEDLASVLSCPCSRLTKLDLSFNNLQDSGVKFLSVGLKSRHCNLKALRLGDCKLSKSSCEDLSSVLSSQSSKLTKLELSNNNLQDCGGKFLSAGLKSRHCILEVIKLEDCKLSELICEDLSSVLSSQSSRLTQLDLSYNNLQDSGVKVLSAGLKSYNCNLEVLRLRESGITAEGCEVLLSALSSNPDRLKELDLMSRPPGESAGRCRSGGLKDPDWRL